From a region of the uncultured Desulfatiglans sp. genome:
- a CDS encoding conserved hypothetical protein (Evidence 4 : Unknown function but conserved in other organisms) — translation MTVVIDLSARRQDLLVKRAYRNWGARFGEDFGAETCLSGLSLQTLTFLAQGREKGTFYIYDLIMTLREMGSGFEFADLSAKNKMDVIDQYLFILDRIRFECMKRLGWIESYPGEDYALVEIVLQFEQVAPGLQAEIPRLSSGHPGYDEYRRLSTFDREAFVRKLIPKALKAIQDL, via the coding sequence ATGACGGTAGTTATCGATCTGTCTGCAAGGCGGCAGGATCTTCTCGTCAAGCGGGCCTACCGCAACTGGGGGGCCCGCTTCGGCGAGGATTTCGGTGCGGAGACGTGCCTGTCCGGCCTTTCCCTTCAGACCCTGACCTTCCTTGCCCAGGGGAGGGAAAAAGGGACCTTCTACATTTATGATCTGATCATGACCCTGCGGGAGATGGGGTCGGGTTTCGAGTTTGCCGACCTGTCGGCCAAGAACAAGATGGACGTCATCGACCAGTACCTCTTCATCCTCGATCGGATCCGGTTCGAGTGCATGAAGCGCCTGGGCTGGATCGAGTCCTACCCGGGAGAGGACTACGCGCTGGTCGAAATCGTCCTGCAGTTCGAGCAGGTGGCACCGGGTCTGCAGGCCGAGATCCCCCGCCTCAGCTCGGGACATCCCGGCTACGATGAGTACAGGCGGCTGAGCACCTTTGACCGCGAGGCCTTCGTCCGCAAGCTGATCCCTAAAGCCCTCAAAGCCATCCAGGACCTCTGA
- the pyrE gene encoding Orotate phosphoribosyltransferase produces the protein MPLHETRRLAKKTISGWETVEVGAKIAYDVPMETYKEELARSLAETGAIFFEQGLVLKDGRPTPYFVNMARFNTGRLVLGMGRFFAQMMTAKGLSSQVDVILGPSYKGSAIALATSIALWEEYGRDLPFEYDRKEAKTHGEASKVKSLLVNQTLFDGCRIFVVDDVATSMGTKIELLEKIADEAGARGIACQVTGVGIAVDREQTTAVYDAAGRVVEGRRGADAIAEFEARTGVPVYAVAGIREIVAYLHEKRIPLRINGESRPMDAATKAEFDRYVAIYGVTQRP, from the coding sequence ATGCCGCTTCACGAGACGCGCCGATTGGCCAAAAAGACCATTTCCGGATGGGAAACTGTTGAAGTAGGCGCGAAGATTGCTTATGATGTGCCAATGGAAACCTACAAGGAAGAACTGGCCCGGTCCCTTGCGGAGACCGGGGCTATTTTTTTTGAGCAGGGCCTGGTTCTGAAGGATGGACGGCCGACGCCTTATTTCGTAAACATGGCACGCTTCAACACAGGCCGGCTGGTGCTCGGGATGGGCCGTTTTTTCGCGCAGATGATGACGGCGAAAGGGCTGAGCAGCCAGGTGGATGTCATCCTCGGACCGTCCTACAAAGGGAGCGCCATCGCATTGGCCACCAGCATCGCCCTCTGGGAGGAGTACGGGCGCGATCTGCCCTTCGAATACGACCGCAAGGAGGCCAAGACCCACGGGGAGGCCTCCAAGGTAAAGAGTCTTCTGGTCAACCAGACGCTTTTCGACGGGTGCCGCATCTTTGTCGTGGACGATGTTGCGACCTCCATGGGGACAAAGATCGAACTGCTCGAGAAGATCGCCGACGAGGCCGGGGCGCGGGGCATCGCCTGCCAGGTGACCGGGGTGGGCATCGCGGTCGACCGCGAGCAGACGACGGCGGTTTACGATGCTGCGGGCCGGGTCGTCGAGGGGCGCCGGGGCGCTGACGCCATCGCCGAATTCGAAGCCCGGACCGGAGTGCCGGTTTATGCTGTCGCGGGGATTCGCGAGATCGTCGCCTATCTCCATGAAAAGAGGATCCCCTTGAGAATCAACGGAGAGAGCCGTCCGATGGACGCCGCCACGAAAGCGGAGTTCGACCGCTACGTGGCAATTTACGGGGTGACGCAGAGACCATGA
- a CDS encoding conserved hypothetical protein (Evidence 4 : Unknown function but conserved in other organisms), which yields MSEPGAAEKICNPSVSPSLEGLAPGELLSGFSETIRSLLNARQPLRLRDARETHRRAGVLIPLVEEQSGFAVILTRRTHLVPHHKGQISFPGGKFEARDGNAWRTALREAYEEIGLCPEDVVPLGRMDDTLTLVSRFVVHPFVGLVPPSYPFRLNPQEVAALVKVPLEIFHPAQTGYRCDSVEYEGEVYRTRAYTYEGDVIWGATARIMDNFMRIVARKLDPIRK from the coding sequence ATGAGCGAGCCGGGGGCCGCGGAAAAAATATGTAATCCGAGCGTCTCTCCCTCTTTGGAAGGGTTGGCGCCTGGTGAACTCCTGAGCGGGTTTTCGGAAACGATCCGGTCGCTTCTCAACGCGAGACAGCCCCTGCGGCTCCGCGATGCCCGCGAAACGCACCGGAGGGCCGGGGTGCTGATTCCCCTTGTGGAGGAGCAGAGCGGCTTCGCGGTGATTTTGACCCGGAGGACGCATCTCGTGCCCCATCACAAAGGGCAGATCTCGTTCCCCGGCGGGAAGTTCGAGGCCCGGGACGGAAATGCCTGGCGGACCGCCCTTCGCGAGGCGTACGAGGAGATCGGACTTTGCCCCGAGGACGTGGTGCCGCTTGGCCGGATGGACGACACCCTCACGCTGGTCTCCAGATTCGTGGTGCATCCGTTTGTCGGGCTGGTGCCTCCGTCCTATCCCTTCCGCCTGAACCCCCAGGAGGTGGCGGCCCTGGTCAAGGTGCCTCTCGAGATTTTTCATCCAGCCCAGACCGGCTACCGCTGCGATTCGGTCGAGTATGAGGGGGAAGTCTATCGCACACGGGCCTATACCTACGAGGGAGATGTCATCTGGGGGGCCACCGCCAGGATCATGGATAATTTCATGCGGATCGTCGCACGCAAATTAGATCCCATCCGGAAATGA
- a CDS encoding hypothetical protein (Evidence 5 : Unknown function) has translation MVFLANLGVNLHVCLCGDLQVASAQALDFLDIGQTGTRPAGVGLSTRSV, from the coding sequence ATGGTCTTTTTGGCCAATCTCGGCGTCAATCTGCACGTTTGCTTGTGCGGCGATCTGCAGGTCGCCTCCGCGCAAGCGCTTGATTTCCTTGATATTGGCCAAACCGGGACCCGCCCCGCAGGGGTGGGACTGAGCACGCGCAGCGTGTAA
- a CDS encoding conserved hypothetical protein (Evidence 4 : Unknown function but conserved in other organisms), whose product MECQQEKNLARCNCTYDPCSRKGICCQCIAYHLKMRQLPGCCFPKDAEATYDRSFEHFARLVQKGAI is encoded by the coding sequence ATGGAATGTCAACAGGAAAAAAACCTCGCACGCTGCAACTGCACCTACGATCCCTGTTCACGCAAAGGCATCTGCTGCCAGTGCATCGCCTACCACCTCAAGATGCGGCAGCTTCCGGGCTGCTGCTTTCCGAAGGACGCCGAGGCCACGTATGACCGCTCGTTCGAGCACTTCGCGCGTCTGGTCCAGAAGGGCGCAATCTGA
- the nusG gene encoding Transcription termination/antitermination factor NusG translates to MEEAEKQWYALHTRSRFEKKVFDGLTGKGHEAFLPQIQVMSRRRDRRRKLLVPLLPGYVFVRTTLDPEEYHHILRTIGVVRMIGFKGKAVPAREEEIASLMILDGTDRTVQNRAYMRKGDRVMIMEGPFKGLVGFYIRPRGKGKVVISIELLRRSLVIEIDDWALEKVPEHGLIG, encoded by the coding sequence ATGGAAGAAGCCGAAAAACAATGGTACGCGCTGCACACCCGCAGCCGCTTCGAGAAGAAGGTCTTCGATGGTTTGACCGGAAAAGGGCACGAGGCGTTTCTTCCGCAGATACAGGTCATGAGCCGGCGCAGAGACCGGCGCAGGAAACTCCTGGTGCCGCTTCTCCCCGGCTATGTTTTTGTCCGGACCACCCTCGATCCGGAGGAGTATCATCATATTCTGAGAACCATCGGCGTGGTCCGTATGATCGGTTTCAAAGGCAAGGCGGTGCCTGCCAGGGAAGAGGAAATCGCCTCGCTGATGATCCTGGATGGAACCGACCGGACGGTGCAGAACCGGGCCTATATGCGCAAGGGCGACCGGGTGATGATCATGGAGGGTCCGTTCAAGGGGCTGGTGGGTTTCTACATCCGTCCGCGGGGCAAAGGCAAGGTGGTCATCTCGATCGAACTCCTGAGGAGGTCCCTTGTGATAGAGATCGATGACTGGGCGCTCGAAAAGGTTCCCGAGCATGGCTTGATCGGATAA